In the Telopea speciosissima isolate NSW1024214 ecotype Mountain lineage chromosome 2, Tspe_v1, whole genome shotgun sequence genome, one interval contains:
- the LOC122653197 gene encoding putative chloride channel-like protein CLC-g: MARQGDEEALRQTHPLLENHNDVLLRRCASKATSQVAIVGSNVCPIESLDYELIENDFFKQDWRSRDKIQIFQYLFMKWILCFLIGSLTGLVGFFNNLAVENVAGMKFVITSNMMLEHRYVMAFAVFTICNLALILFSSVITIFLAPAAAGSGIPEIKAYLNGVDAPGILSKRTLFVKIIGSITAVSSSLNVGKAGPMVHTGACIAALLGQGGSKRYGLTWRWLRFFKNDRDRRDLVTCGSAAGIAAAFRAPVGGVLFALEEMASWWRSALLWRAFFTTAVVAIVLRALIDICISGKCGLFGKGGLIMFNVTSENVTYYLSDVPAVLVLGVIGGVLGSFYNFLLQKVLRVYNLINAKGHAYRIVLACSISIFTSCCLFLLPWLATCRPCPADASEACPTIGRFGNYKKFQCPPGHYNELASLFFNTNDDAIRNLFSKNTDDEFHHVSILLFFVTLYCLGILSYGVVAPSGLFVPVIVTGAGYGRFVGMLMKPHSNLNHGLFAVLGSASLLGGSMRMTVSLCVILLELTNSLLLLPLMMLVLLVSKTVADTFNGNIYDIIMKLKGLPYLDAHAEPYMRQLSVSDVVTGPLQVLNGTEKVSNIVHVLKTTRHHGFPVIDEPPVSASSQLYGLILRTHLIVLLKKKDFLPTPVSTIIDATDQFSGDDFSKRGSGNSEKIEDIILTKEDMEMFVDLHPFTNASPYTVVETMSLAKSLILFREVGLRHLLVIPKGSSRYPVVGILTRHDFMPEHILGLHPSLGKSRWKRLRF, translated from the exons ATGGCGAGACAAGGAGATGAAGAAGCTCTGCGTCAGACTCATCCCCTTCTGGAGAATCACAACGACGTACTGCTTCGTCGATGCGCCTCCAAGGCTACTTCTCAGGTTGCAATTGTCGGCTCCAATGTCTGTCCCATCGAGAGTTTGGATTACGA GTTGATTGAGAATGATTTCTTCAAGCAGGATTGGAGGAGCCGTGACAAGATCCAGATTTTTCAGTACTTATTCATGAAATGGATATTGTGTTTCCTTATAGGATCTCTTACTGGACTCGTCGGATTCTTCAACAACCTCGCCGTCGAGAATGTTGCTGGAATGAAGTTTGTCATCACATCGAATATGATGTTGGAGCATAG GTATGTGATGGCCTTTGCGGTTTTTACGATTTGCAACTTAGCTCTCATTCTGTTTTCGTCCGTAATTACTATTTTTCTAGCGCCGGCAGCCGCTGGTTCGGGTATACCTGAAATCAAGGCTTATTTGAACGGTGTGGATGCTCCAGGGATCCTGTCTAAGCGGACTCTGTTCGTAAAG ATTATTGGTAGCATTACAGCAGTGTCTTCATCTCTAAATGTGGGAAAGGCAGGACCCATGGTGCATACTGGTGCATGTATTGCAGCATTACTAGGTCAGGGTGGATCAAAGAGATATGGTTTAACATGGAGATGGCTACGTTTCTTCAAGAATGATAGAGATAGGCGTGATCTTGTAACCTGCGGATCAGCCGCCGGAATTGCTGCTGCTTTCCGTGCACCTGTTGGAGGTGTTCTGTTTGCTCTGGAAGAAATGGCATCATG GTGGAGAAGTGCCCTTCTTTGGAGAGCATTCTTCACAACAGCTGTGGTTGCTATTGTTCTCCGTGCTCTGATTGACATTTGTATTAGTGGCAAGTGTGGCTTATTTGGTAAAGGAGGGCTGATAATGTTCAACGTGACCTCAGAAAATGTTACTTATTACCTTTCAGACGTACCTGCCGTTCTAGTTCTTGGAGTTATTGGAGGTGTATTGGGaagtttttataattttcttctGCAGAAGGTCCTCCGAGTATACAATTTAATCAATGC GAAAGGACATGCTTACAGAATAGTTCTTGCTTGCTCAATCTCCATATTCACATCCTGTTGTCTATTTCTATTACCGTGGCTTGCAACTTGCCGACCTTGCCCCGCTGATGCATCAGAAGCATGCCCAACAATTGGAAGGTTTGGTAACTACAAGAAGTTCCAATGTCCTCCAGGTCATTACAATGAACTCGCCAGCCTGTTTTTCAACACTAATGATGATGCGATTAGAAACCTTTTCAGCAAGAACACAGATGATGAATTCCACCATGTGTCTATCCTCCTCTTCTTTGTAACTTTGTATTGTCTTGGTATCTTGAGTTATGGGGTTGTGGCTCCTTCAGGTCTCTTTGTGCCAGTAATTGTGACAGGGGCAGGATACGGCCGTTTTGTTGGAATGCTGATGAAGCCACACTCGAATCTCAACCACGGCCTCTTCGCTGTGTTGGGTTCTGCTTCCCTTCTTGGTGGATCAATGAGGATGACTGTCTCCTTATGTGTTATTCTCTTGGAACTGACAAATAGTCTGCTATTGCTGCCCCTGATGATGCTGGTTCTTCTTGTCTCAAAGACTGTAGCTGACACTTTTAATGGCAATATATATGACATTATTATGAAGCTGAAAGGGCTTCCTTACCTAGATGCTCATGCAGAGCCATACATGAGGCAACTGTCAGTTAGTGATGTTGTCACAGGCCCACTTCAGGTCCTCAATGGCACTGAAAAGGTCAGCAATATAGTACACGTCCTCAAAACTACAAGACATCATGGATTCCCTGTGATTGATGAACCTCCAGTTTCAGCTTCTTCACAATTGTACGGCCTAATCCTCCGCACCCACCTTATTGTGTtgttaaagaagaaagatttcCTGCCTACCCCTGTATCTACCATCATTGATGCCACAGATCAGTTCTCTGGTGATGATTTTTCAAAGAGGGGTTCAGGTAATAGTGAGAAGATAGAAGACATAATATTGACGAAGGAAGATATGGAGATGTTTGTGGATTTGCATCCATTTACAAATGCTTCACCCTATACAGTAGTAGAAACAATGTCACTTGCAAAGTCTCTCATACTTTTCCGAGAAGTTGGTTTGAGACACCTGTTGGTGATACCCAAGGGCTCTAGT AGATATCCAGTCGTAGGCATATTAACGAGGCATGATTTTATGCCTGAACATATTTTGGGGTTGCATCCTTCCTTAGGGAAAAGCAGATGGAAGAGACTAAGATTCTAG
- the LOC122652796 gene encoding pentatricopeptide repeat-containing protein At1g03560, mitochondrial: protein MSRFAGKVTLRQCVVLLRRTQPFHPYNNGGSLETLAASLSSGRSDLHPNSRFISNTSLPPPEWIEPFVDVSNLVVSPNDLEPSPWINRILSLLDNCPTMESNLNDYCQNFLIRLSPNFVAYLLRSTEIREKPGLAFRFFNWAGKQRSYCHRLESYVSLIDSLSSVRDLERIRCLLAEMRDRDYVMTVSAANSLIKNFGVLGMVEELLWVWRRMKENGIEPSLFTYNFLMDGLVNSTFVEPAERVFEVMEGGKTHPDVVTYNIMIKGYCKTGETQKAMEKFRAMEAKNIDPDKITYLTLMQSCYAEGGFDYCLGLYHEMEEKGLEVPPHAYSLVIGGLCKEGKPAEGYAVFQNMIRKDCKANVAIYTALIDSFAKCGNVEEAMKLFQRMKDDGFEPDEVTYGAIVNGLCKAGKLEKAMEYFQFCRENRIAVNAMFYSSLIDGLGKAGRVDEAEKLFEEMTDKGCTRDSYCYNALIDAFSKCGKIDEALMLFRRMEAEGCDQTVYTYTILISGLFKEHRNEEALKLWEEMIDKGITPTPASFRVLSTGLCLSGKVARACKILDELAPMGVLPETAFEDMINVLCKAGRMEQACKLADGIVDRGREIPGRVRTVLINALRKAGNSDLAIKLMHSKIGIGYDRWGSVKKRVKFRILLEN from the coding sequence ATGTCTCGATTTGCAGGGAAGGTAACCCTCCGTCAGTGCGTAGTTTTGCTTCGCAGAACTCAACCCTTTCATCCATACAACAATGGCGGCTCTCTGGAAACGCTGGCAGCCTCGCTTTCCTCCGGGAGATCGGATTTGCACCCCAATTCAAGGTTCATTTCTAATACTTCCCTTCCTCCTCCTGAATGGATAGAACCTTTCGTTGATGTCTCCAATCTCGTCGTAAGTCCAAACGATCTGGAACCCTCGCCTTGGATCAATCGGATTCTTAGCCTCTTAGACAATTGTCCTACCATGGAGTCAAACTTAAACGACTATTGCCAGAATTTCTTGATCAGACTATCGCCCAATTTCGTTGCGTATTTGCTAAGATCAACCGAGATTAGAGAAAAGCCTGGGCTTGCTTTTCGATTCTTCAATTGGGCTGGTAAACAAAGAAGCTACTGTCACAGACTCGAATCTTACGTTTCACTGATCGATTCTCTGTCATCGGTGCGTGATTTGGAGAGAATTCGATGTTTACTGGCCGAAATGAGAGACAGAGATTACGTTATGACTGTATCTGCAGCTAATTCTTTGATTAAGAACTTTGGGGTTTTGGGGATGGTGGAGGAGCTGTTATGGGTCTGGCGTCGAATGAAGGAGAATGGGATTGAGCCCAGCTTGTTTACTTATAATTTTCTGATGGATGGGTTGGTGAATTCAACGTTTGTTGAACCTGCAGAGAGAGTTTTTGAGGTTATGGAAGGTGGGAAGACCCACCCTGATGTTGTAACTTATAATATAATGATTAAAGGGTATTGCAAGACAGGGGAAACCCAGAAAGCAATGGAGAAATTTAGGGCCATGGAAGCTAAAAATATAGACCCTGATAAGATTACTTATCTGACTTTGATGCAGTCGTGTTATGCAGAGGGGGGTTTTGATTATTGTCTGGGTCTCTATCATGAAATGGAAGAAAAGGGGCTGGAGGTTCCTCCTCATGCTTATAGTCTAGTGATTGGAGGTCTCTGTAAAGAGGGTAAGCCTGCTGAAGGATATGCTGTTTTTCAGAATATGATTAGGAAGGATTGCAAAGCTAACGTAGCGATTTATACTGCTTTGATTGATTCATTTGCGAAATGTGGGAATGTGGAGGAAGCTATGAAGCTCTTCCAGAGAATGAAGGATGATGGATTTGAACCTGATGAGGTCACTTATGGGGCCATCGTGAATGGCTTATGCAAGGCAGGTAAGCTGGAGAAGGCCATGGAGTACTTCCAGTTCTGTAGAGAGAATAGGATCGCTGTTAATGCCATGTTCTATTCCAGTCTTATTGATGGCCTTGGAAAAGCTGGGAGAGTGGATGAAGCAGAGAAGCTTTTCGAAGAAATGACTGACAAAGGATGCACAAGGGATTCCTATTGCTACAATGCACTTATAGATGCCTTCTCCAAGTGTGGAAAGATTGATGAAGCTTTGATGCTCTTTAGAAGAATGGAAGCTGAAGGTTGTGATCAGACTGTTTATACATATACAATCCTCATCAGTGGATTGTTCAAAGAACATAGAAATGAAGAGGCATTGAAGTTGTGGGAGGAGATGATTGACAAGGGTATAACACCCACTCCAGCCTCTTTCAGAGTTCTCTCAACTGGGCTTTGCCTTTCTGGCAAGGTTGCCCGGGCTTGTAAGATACTGGATGAACTTGCACCAATGGGAGTTCTTCCAGAAACAGCTTTTGAGGATATGATCAATGTGCTGTGTAAAGCAGGTCGCATGGAGCAGGCTTGCAAGTTGGCTGATGGGATTGTTGATAGAGGTCGCGAGATACCGGGAAGAGTTCGTACTGTTCTAATCAATGCATTAAGGAAAGCTGGTAATTCCGACTTGGCGATTAAACTGATGCACAGCAAGATTGGTATTGGCTATGACAGATGGGGTAGCGTCAAAAAGCGAGTGAAGTTCCGTATCCTTTTAGAGAATTGA
- the LOC122649536 gene encoding UDP-glycosyltransferase 74F2-like, whose amino-acid sequence MEKEGRAHHAHVLVVPMPGQGHINPMLQFSKRLHYKGLRVTMAITKSLVKSMHGQTGPIRLETFSDGFDDGFKIENNFVEYFESLKKVGPQTLTELIKKQESLGDPISCVVYDSFLPWVLDVAKQLNLIGAVFFTQSCAVSIIYYYVQMGLLTVPVAGPVTSIPGLPPLAIPDVPSFVYLNNESYQAFLTFVLSQFPNIDKADWLLFNSFDKLELEVVNCMAKLLPVKTIGPAMPSIYLDKRVESEEGYGLNLFNPNADTCTNWLNMKETGSVVYVSFGSLAKLGDEQMKELALCLKESNNHFLWVVRQSEENKLPSNFVEETLEKGLVVSWCPQLEVLSHKAVGCFVTHCGWNSTLESLSLGVPMVGLPQWTDQPTNAKYIEDVWGMGLRAKVDEKGIAVKEEIEACISEVMEGEKGKEIKKNGIKWKELAKEAVDEGGSSDKNIQEFVALLCQAP is encoded by the exons atggagaaggaagggagagcTCATCATGCACATGTATTGGTTGTTCCAATGCCTGGCCAAGGCCACATTAACCCAATGCTCCAGTTCTCCAAGAGATTACACTACAAAGGGCTCAGAGTTACAATGGCCATCACCAAGTCTCTTGTCAAGTCGATGCACGGCCAAACTGGGCCTATAAGACTCGAGACATTCTCCGACGGCTTTGACGACGGTTTTAAGATAGAAAACAACTTTGTGGAATACTTTGAGAGTTTGAAGAAGGTGGGCCCACAGACCTTAACAGAACTCATCAAGAAACAAGAAAGCTTGGGTGATCCTATAAGCTGTGTTGTGTATGACTCTTTTCTCCCCTGGGTTCTTGATGTGGCCAAACAACTCAACTTAATTGGTGCTGTCTTCTTCACTCAATCTTGTGCTGTTTCCATTATTTATTACTATGTGCAAATGGGTCTACTCACAGTACCAGTGGCTGGCCCAGTCACTTCTATCCCCGGATTGCCACCACTTGCAATCCCCGATGTGCCATCTTTTGTTTATCTAAATAATGAATCTTACCAAGCGTTTCTGACCTTCGTTTTAAGCCAATTTCCCAACATCGACAAAGCAGATTGGCTCCTTTTCAACTCATTTGACAAGCTAGAGCTGGAG GTAGTGAATTGTATGGCAAAGCTACTGCCGGTGAAGACGATCGGACCAGCCATGCCATCGATCTACCTCGACAAGCGAGTTGAAAGCGAAGAAGGTTACGGCCTTAATCTTTTCAATCCTAATGCAGACACCTGTACGAATTGGCTAAACATGAAGGAAACTGGATCTGTTGTTTATGTATCCTTTGGAAGCCTTGCTAAACTTGGAGATGAGCAAATGAAAGAATTAGCATTGTGTCTGAAGGAGAGCAATAATCATTTCTTGTGGGTAGTGAGGCAATCAGAAGAGAATAAGCTTCCTAGCAATTTTGTGGAAGAGACATTGGAGAAGGGATTGGTGGTCTCATGGTGTCCTCAATTGGAGGTGTTGTCTCACAAGGCAGTAGGGTGTTTTGTGACACATTGTGGGTGGAATTCAACTTTGGAATCTTTGAGCTTAGGTGTACCAATGGTGGGATTGCCACAATGGACTGATCAGCCAACGAATGCAAAATATATTGAGGATGTATGGGGAATGGGATTGAGAGCTAAAGTGGATGAAAAAGGGATTGCAGTAAAGGAAGAGATAGAAGCATGTATAAGTGAAGttatggaaggagagaaaggaaaagagattaAAAAGAATGGTATCAAATGGAAAGAGCTTGCCAAAGAGGCAGTTGATGAAGGTGGAAGTTCAGACAAGAACATCCAAGAATTTGTTGCTCTATTGTGTCAAGCACCCTGA
- the LOC122650965 gene encoding UDP-glycosyltransferase 74F2-like, giving the protein MEKKEGAHHGAHVLVVPYPLQGHINPVLQFSKRLLIKGGIKVTLAVTTSFFKKSIQAQTGPIRIETFSDGYDDGFQNEDSLEDYFESLKKVGSKTLTQLIKKHQSLGDPISCVVYDPFLSWALDVAKHFNLIAAAFFTQSLAVNSIYYYVQRGLLTVPIVPGNVISVAGLPPLTISDLPSFVSRYGLYPAILTLVTSQFSNIDKADCLLFNSFDKLEQEEMNWMAKQWSVKTIGPTLPSIYLDKRVEGDEDYGFNLFKPSADVCMNWLNMRETGSVVYVSFGSIAELGDEQMNELALCLKETNNYFLWVVRKSEENKLPSNFVVETLEKGLVVTWCPQLEVLSHKAVGCFVTHCGLNSTLESLSLGVPMVGLPQWTDQTTNAKYIEDVWGMGLKVKVNEKGIAIKEEIEACIMEVMEGEKGKGIRENAINWKELAKEAVDEGGSSDKNIEDFVALICHAEFKVCVT; this is encoded by the exons atggagaagaaagaaggagctCATCATGGTGCTCATGTTTTAGTTGTCCCCTACCCTCTCCAAGGCCACATTAACCCAGTCCTTCAGTTCTCCAAGAGATTACTAATCAAAGGGGGGATCAAAGTTACACTGGCCGTCACCacttcttttttcaaaaagtccatccaagcccaaactggGCCTATAAGAATCGAGACATTCTCTGACGGCTATGACGATGGTTTTCAGAACGAAGACAGCTTAGAGGATTACTTCGAGAGCTTGAAGAAGGTGGGCTCAAAGACCTTAACACAACTCATCAAGAAACATCAAAGTTTGGGTGATCCTATAAGCTGTGTTGTATATGACCCTTTTCTCTCCTGGGCTCTGGATGTGGCCAAACACTTTAACTTAATTGCTGCTGCCTTCTTCACTCAATCCCTTGCTGTTAACAGCATCTACTACTATGTGCAAAGGGGTCTACTCACCGTGCCAATTGTCCCCGGCAACGTCATTTCCGTCGCCGGATTGCCACCGCTTACAATCTCCGATCTCCCATCTTTTGTTTCTAGATATGGATTGTACCCTGCGATACTCACCTTAGTTACAAGCCAATTTTCCAACATCGACAAGGCAGATTGTCTCCTTTTTAATTCATTTGACAAGCTGGAGCAAGAG GAAATGAATTGGATGGCAAAGCAATGGTCAGTGAAGACGATCGGACCAACTTTGCCATCGATCTACCTCGACAAGCGAGTCGAAGGCGATGAAGATTATGGCTTCAATCTTTTCAAACCCAGTGCAGATGTGTGCATGAACTGGCTAAACATGAGGGAAACTGGATCTGTTGTCTATGTATCCTTTGGAAGCATTGCTGAACTTGGAGATGAACAAATGAATGAACTAGCATTGTGTCTGAAGGAGACCAATAATTATTTCTTGTGGGTAGTGAGAAAATCAGAGGAGAATAAGCTTCCAAGCAATTTTGTGGTAGAGACATTGGAGAAGGGTTTGGTGGTCACATGGTGCCCTCAGTTGGAGGTGTTGTCCCACAAGGCTGTGGGATGTTTTGTGACACATTGTGGGTTGAATTCAACTTTGGAATCGTTGAGTTTAGGTGTACCAATGGTGGGATTGCCACAATGGACTGATCAGACAACGAATGCAAAATATATTGAGGATGTGTGGGGAATGGGATTAAAAGTTAAGGTGAATGAGAAGGGGATTGCAATAAAGGAAGAGATAGAAGCATGTATAATGGAAGttatggaaggagagaaaggaaaagggaTTAGAGAGAACGCTATCAACTGGAAAGAGCTTGCCAAAGAGGCAGTAGATGAAGGTGGAAGTTCAGACAAGAACATTGAAGACTTTGTTGCTCTAATATGTCATGCCGA GTTCAAGGTGTGTGTAACATAA
- the LOC122649535 gene encoding UDP-glycosyltransferase 74E2-like yields the protein MPSFFTQSFAVCSIYYYLKRGLLTVPVVARAVISVAGLPPLTISDLPSLVSIYGSYPAVLTLVTSQFSNIDKADCLLFNSFDKLEQEVVNWMAKLWPVTMIGPTIELDKRIEGEEDYGLNLFNPSVDACMKWLNMRGIGSVVYVSFGSVADLGDEQMKELAWCLKESNNHFLWVVRKTEEKKLPSNFMEETWEKGLVVTWCPQLEVLSHKAVGCFVTHCGWNSTLESLSLGVPMVGLPQWTDQPTNAKCIEDVWGIGLRAKVDEKGVVVREEIEACIREVMEGEKGKEIRENGIKWKELAKEAVAEGGSSDRNIEDFVASLACPLNV from the exons ATGCCTAGCTTCTTCACTCAATCTTTTGCTGTTTGCAGCATTTACTATTATCTGAAAAGGGGTCTACTCACAGTGCCAGTGGTTGCCCGCGCCGTCATTTCTGTCGCCGGATTACCACCACTTACAATCTCCGATCTGCCGTCTCTTGTTTCTATATATGGATCGTACCCTGCGGTGCTTACCTTAGTTACAAGCCAATTTTCCAACATCGACAAGGCAGATTGCCTCCTTTTTAACTCATTTGACAAGCTGGAGCAAGAG GTAGTGAATTGGATGGCTAAGCTATGGCCAGTGACGATGATCGGACCAACCATCGAACTTGACAAGCGAATCGAAGGCGAAGAAGATTATGGGCTTAATCTCTTTAATCCGAGTGTAGATGCCTGTATGAAGTGGCTAAACATGAGGGGAATTGGATCTGTTGTCTATGTATCTTTTGGAAGTGTTGCTGATTTAGGAGATGAGCAAATGAAAGAACTAGCTTGGTGCCTGAAGGAGAGCAATAATCATTTCTTGTGGGTAGTGAGGAAAACAGAGGAGAAGAAGCTTCCAAGCAATTTTATGGAAGAGACATGGGAGAAGGGATTGGTGGTCACTTGGTGTCCCCAGTTGGAGGTGTTGTCACACAAGGCTGTGGGATGTTTTGTGACACATTGTGGGTGGAATTCAACTTTGGAGTCATTGAGTTTAGGTGTACCAATGGTGGGATTGCCACAATGGACTGATCAGCCAACTAATGCAAAATGTATTGAGGATGTGTGGGGAATTGGATTGAGAGCTAAGGTGGATGAAAAGGGTGTTGTAGTAAGGGAAGAGATAGAAGCATGTATAAGGGAAGttatggaaggagagaaaggaaaagagattagagagaatGGTATCAAATGGAAAGAGCTTGCCAAAGAGGCAGTAGCTGAAGGTGGAAGTTCAGACAGAAACATTGAAGACTTTGTTGCTAGTTTGGCATGTCCCCTCAATGTGTGA